A portion of the Paucilactobacillus hokkaidonensis JCM 18461 genome contains these proteins:
- a CDS encoding RluA family pseudouridine synthase produces MMETWQFTYELPANFQACNLRSLLEQTWLLPHRIVHYLRIRQDVLVNQQYYPMNYTVKAADKITMNFLASDFRTGQSNYLKDSSVPIEVLFENEHLLVVNKPAGIKTHPNQPLEMGTLMNFVAGYLAKKQLAPYMVHRIDQQTSGAIIIAKNPVVVPILDRLISTKQIARNYLAWVSGEFEQQDGKIELPIGRDPEDKRKRIIAGLNAQSALTTYQVVDQKAGNSLVKLELATGRTHQLRVHLAGIGHPIIGDPLYSSVQNDKMLLHAAELQLILPFEQTKLKINAPIPTYFNNL; encoded by the coding sequence ATGATGGAAACATGGCAGTTTACATATGAATTACCAGCTAATTTTCAGGCATGCAATCTGCGTAGCTTGTTAGAACAAACATGGTTGTTACCACACCGAATTGTCCATTATTTACGGATTCGACAAGATGTATTGGTTAACCAACAATACTATCCAATGAATTATACAGTAAAAGCGGCAGATAAAATTACAATGAATTTTTTAGCTAGTGATTTTAGAACTGGCCAATCAAACTATCTTAAGGATAGTAGTGTGCCAATTGAGGTTTTATTTGAAAATGAACATTTACTAGTAGTTAACAAACCGGCTGGAATCAAAACACACCCCAATCAACCGCTTGAAATGGGGACTTTAATGAATTTTGTCGCTGGATATTTGGCAAAAAAACAACTGGCTCCGTACATGGTTCATCGAATAGATCAGCAAACTAGTGGAGCAATAATTATTGCAAAAAATCCGGTTGTCGTACCAATTTTAGATCGTTTAATTAGTACTAAACAGATTGCACGAAATTACCTAGCATGGGTTAGTGGTGAATTTGAACAACAAGATGGAAAAATAGAACTTCCAATTGGACGCGATCCAGAAGATAAACGAAAAAGAATAATCGCTGGACTAAATGCACAATCTGCATTAACAACTTATCAAGTTGTGGACCAAAAAGCTGGTAATTCGTTAGTCAAATTGGAACTTGCAACTGGCAGAACTCATCAATTACGTGTCCATTTAGCTGGAATTGGTCATCCGATTATTGGTGATCCACTGTATTCGAGTGTTCAAAATGATAAAATGTTGTTGCATGCAGCTGAGTTACAGTTGATTTTACCTTTTGAGCAAACAAAATTAAAAATTAATGCACCTATTCCAACTTATTTTAATAATTTGTAG
- a CDS encoding YdcF family protein, which translates to MLTLLIILFLVGLLILVVTIKQPFLQLNGYLIVSLFFVLLVIGLNIFHFTTAIAILVLMLVLIIWLLLGLVGLIRRTPQLLAKLNFKFKLALFIATVWFIIASFFIFLILFNLVNFTAVFLWLIFIPVYFILALLAYYVNSFLLTRSFKSPITNQILLILGAGLFDGKHPGSELKRRLNKAIQLSQLADRVAIIVSGGQGLDEQRSEASAMKEYLIEHQVMAQKITIEDQSKNTWKNLVNSQQIILHHFDDKRSIAVISNQYHLLRVCLYAQKLHFKVEPIGVTSDYQLYPSASIRELISILLLHPYRHCLMAIILAIIISLV; encoded by the coding sequence ATGCTCACTTTACTGATTATTTTATTTCTAGTTGGGCTACTTATTTTAGTGGTCACAATCAAGCAACCATTTCTACAGCTAAATGGTTACCTGATCGTTAGTTTGTTTTTTGTATTGTTAGTAATTGGGCTGAATATATTTCATTTTACGACTGCCATAGCTATCTTAGTGCTTATGTTAGTACTAATAATTTGGTTATTGCTTGGACTCGTTGGATTGATCAGACGAACCCCTCAACTCTTGGCCAAATTAAATTTTAAATTCAAACTAGCATTATTTATTGCCACAGTTTGGTTTATTATTGCCAGCTTCTTTATTTTTTTAATTCTTTTTAACTTAGTTAATTTCACAGCTGTCTTTTTATGGCTTATTTTTATTCCCGTTTATTTCATCTTAGCGCTATTAGCGTACTACGTTAATTCGTTTCTACTAACAAGATCATTTAAATCACCAATAACAAATCAAATTTTATTAATTCTAGGTGCAGGTTTATTTGATGGCAAGCATCCTGGATCAGAGTTAAAACGACGTTTAAATAAAGCTATTCAACTCAGCCAGTTAGCTGATCGTGTTGCAATTATTGTTTCTGGCGGTCAAGGTCTTGATGAACAGCGCTCAGAGGCATCAGCCATGAAAGAATATCTTATTGAACATCAAGTTATGGCTCAGAAAATCACCATCGAAGATCAATCAAAAAACACCTGGAAAAACTTAGTGAATAGTCAACAAATTATCCTTCACCATTTCGACGACAAACGCTCCATAGCGGTTATCTCTAATCAATATCACCTGTTGCGAGTTTGCTTGTACGCTCAAAAGCTTCACTTTAAAGTTGAACCGATTGGGGTCACCAGTGATTATCAGCTTTATCCAAGTGCCTCAATCCGTGAGTTGATTAGCATCTTGTTACTCCATCCCTATCGCCATTGTCTGATGGCGATTATCCTGGCTATCATAATTAGCTTAGTTTAA
- a CDS encoding ABC transporter ATP-binding protein, with protein MTKPILELKNVATLVNKGTSNETKILKKLNLTINDGDFITIVGSNGAGKSTLFNVIGGNLPADSGELLLHGQNITNQNEEERTKFLSRVFQDPKLGTAPRMTVAENLLLAQKRGEKRRLKPRQLKQSMEKFTKLAATMNNGLEERMNTATGNLSGGQRQALSFLMATLKRPDVILLDEHTAALDPRTSQELLHATNQRINEDHLTALMITHHLEAALKYGNRLVVLDDGQIKADFKGAEKEQLTMDQLYEYFEI; from the coding sequence ATGACTAAACCAATTTTGGAATTAAAAAACGTTGCTACACTTGTCAACAAAGGAACTTCTAACGAGACCAAAATTCTTAAAAAACTAAATTTAACGATCAATGATGGTGATTTCATTACAATTGTTGGTTCCAATGGTGCTGGTAAATCAACACTTTTTAACGTAATTGGCGGTAATCTACCCGCTGATTCTGGAGAATTACTGTTACATGGCCAAAATATTACAAATCAAAACGAAGAAGAACGCACTAAGTTTTTAAGTCGCGTCTTTCAGGATCCAAAACTAGGCACTGCTCCAAGAATGACTGTTGCTGAAAATTTATTATTGGCACAAAAACGTGGTGAAAAGCGAAGATTGAAACCACGTCAGCTAAAACAATCAATGGAAAAATTCACTAAATTAGCTGCTACCATGAACAATGGCCTTGAAGAAAGAATGAACACAGCTACTGGTAATTTATCCGGTGGTCAACGCCAAGCATTAAGCTTCTTAATGGCCACGCTAAAACGACCAGACGTTATCTTACTTGATGAACATACGGCGGCATTAGATCCTCGCACCAGTCAAGAATTATTGCACGCAACAAATCAACGAATTAATGAAGATCATCTAACTGCATTAATGATTACGCATCACTTAGAAGCCGCATTGAAATATGGTAATCGACTAGTAGTACTAGATGATGGCCAGATTAAAGCAGACTTTAAGGGTGCGGAAAAAGAGCAACTGACGATGGATCAGTTGTATGAGTATTTCGAAATATAG
- a CDS encoding aldo/keto reductase, with protein MKTIKLGQSGLEASQIALGIMRMGSLSVADATKVIETTYNAGVNFYDAADIYLNGKSEKTFGEALKQASFSRDDIYIQSKGGIVLDPSRSNGDLVFGQRYDFSKQHLLEAVDGILQRLDIDYLDSFLLHRPDALMEPEEIADAFNELQASGKVRHFGVSNFNGSQIDVLQSYLNQKLIVDQLQFGVMHTGMVDSGIHVNMTDADSVDHDSGLLEYLRFHKMNIQAWSPYQYGMFEGAFIDNPKFPELNAKLQEVADKYNVTKNAIATAWITRMPQNIQVLLGSMNPKHLQESIAGADVQLDKQEWYDIYFAAGHTLP; from the coding sequence TTGAAAACAATTAAACTCGGACAAAGTGGCCTTGAAGCATCCCAAATTGCATTAGGAATAATGCGTATGGGGTCTTTGAGTGTTGCTGACGCAACTAAAGTGATTGAAACAACTTATAATGCAGGTGTTAATTTCTATGATGCAGCCGATATCTATCTCAATGGTAAATCAGAAAAAACATTTGGTGAAGCTTTAAAGCAAGCCTCGTTTTCACGTGATGACATTTATATCCAATCTAAGGGGGGAATTGTCCTTGATCCCAGCCGTAGTAATGGCGACTTGGTATTTGGTCAACGATATGATTTTTCTAAACAACATCTTTTAGAAGCCGTCGACGGTATTTTGCAGCGACTAGATATTGATTATTTGGATTCATTTTTGTTACATCGACCAGATGCATTAATGGAGCCAGAAGAAATTGCTGACGCATTTAATGAACTTCAAGCTAGTGGAAAAGTACGCCATTTTGGTGTTTCAAACTTTAATGGTAGCCAAATTGATGTATTACAAAGTTATTTAAACCAGAAATTGATTGTTGATCAACTACAATTTGGTGTTATGCATACCGGGATGGTTGACAGCGGCATCCACGTTAATATGACTGATGCTGACAGTGTCGATCATGATAGTGGTTTACTTGAATATCTACGTTTCCACAAAATGAATATTCAGGCTTGGTCACCATATCAATATGGTATGTTCGAAGGTGCCTTCATTGATAATCCTAAGTTCCCTGAATTAAACGCTAAATTACAAGAAGTGGCAGACAAGTATAATGTCACTAAAAATGCAATTGCCACCGCTTGGATTACAAGAATGCCACAAAACATTCAAGTATTGCTAGGATCAATGAATCCTAAACATTTGCAAGAAAGTATTGCCGGTGCAGATGTCCAATTAGATAAACAAGAATGGTATGATATTTACTTTGCTGCAGGTCATACATTGCCTTAA
- the trxA gene encoding thioredoxin yields the protein MAVSATKDNFKENTQGTMTLVDFWAPWCAPCKMMEPVLDQLEQQYGKQIKFVKFNVDDSQDIAMEYKVMSIPSLVVFNEGVAKEKVTGVYPKDKLSKYLDKKIEQLEK from the coding sequence ATGGCAGTAAGTGCAACTAAAGATAATTTTAAAGAAAACACGCAAGGAACAATGACGTTGGTCGATTTTTGGGCGCCTTGGTGTGCTCCTTGTAAAATGATGGAACCAGTATTAGACCAATTGGAACAACAGTACGGCAAACAAATTAAATTTGTGAAATTCAATGTGGATGATAGTCAAGACATTGCAATGGAATATAAGGTAATGAGTATTCCTAGCTTAGTAGTCTTCAACGAAGGTGTGGCAAAGGAAAAAGTAACCGGCGTATATCCTAAAGATAAATTGAGTAAGTATTTGGATAAAAAAATAGAACAACTTGAAAAATAA
- the trpX gene encoding tryptophan ABC transporter substrate-binding protein encodes MKRMYGFIAIILVFLGFAYFMEGGSITKNKIPKVGILTLMHQPALDQIHKGVVAGLAKEGYHDGKNIKIDYQNAQGDQSNLKTMSTKLVNEDNNVIVGITTPAAQALANTTTKIPIVLGAVTDPKSAGLVKNNKKPGGNISGISDQAPLEEQLKLIQSFMPHLKTLGIIYTSSDNSAVTEEKKFVALCKKEHVNLKTYSISNSNDLNQVSQEMMTQVDAVFVPTDNTIAGAMQTLVKNADAANKPIFPTVDTMVKDGGVATYSINQYKLGVQGGKLAGQILKGKKETATTAIQYIRHGEPTLNLKQAKKLGLHVPTKFLQDAQKNGEVFK; translated from the coding sequence ATGAAACGCATGTATGGGTTTATAGCTATTATTTTAGTTTTTCTTGGATTTGCCTACTTTATGGAAGGTGGCTCAATAACCAAAAATAAAATACCTAAGGTTGGTATTTTAACTTTGATGCATCAACCCGCATTGGATCAAATTCATAAGGGTGTTGTCGCTGGGTTAGCAAAAGAAGGCTACCACGATGGTAAAAATATTAAAATCGATTACCAAAATGCTCAAGGTGACCAAAGTAATTTGAAAACAATGAGTACTAAGTTAGTCAATGAGGACAATAATGTTATCGTTGGTATTACCACACCAGCAGCACAAGCACTAGCTAATACAACAACTAAAATTCCAATTGTTTTAGGAGCAGTAACCGATCCAAAATCGGCGGGACTAGTCAAAAATAATAAAAAACCAGGTGGCAATATTTCTGGGATCTCTGACCAGGCACCATTAGAAGAACAATTGAAATTAATTCAATCGTTTATGCCCCACTTAAAAACGCTAGGAATCATTTATACTTCCAGTGATAATTCAGCTGTGACAGAAGAAAAAAAATTCGTGGCATTATGTAAAAAAGAGCACGTTAACCTGAAAACATACTCGATTTCCAATAGTAATGATCTAAATCAAGTCTCTCAAGAAATGATGACCCAAGTTGATGCAGTCTTTGTTCCAACTGACAATACAATTGCCGGAGCAATGCAAACACTCGTTAAAAATGCTGATGCAGCCAATAAACCGATTTTTCCTACTGTTGATACAATGGTAAAAGATGGTGGTGTTGCAACCTACAGTATTAACCAATATAAGTTAGGTGTGCAAGGCGGTAAATTAGCGGGTCAGATTCTTAAAGGTAAAAAGGAAACTGCCACTACTGCAATTCAATATATTCGTCACGGTGAACCAACATTGAATTTAAAACAAGCTAAGAAATTAGGACTACATGTCCCAACTAAATTCTTACAGGATGCACAGAAAAATGGGGAGGTCTTCAAATGA
- a CDS encoding TerC family protein yields the protein MSLIEKLYGPFFDLHNWATVIESENDWLIIFSLVMIECLLSVDNAIVLAAQTRALPDKKDQEKSLFYGIWGAYIFRFLIIGVGTYLINFWAIKVVGAAYLLYLSVNFFYHKLHGNRQKKIIRMPKKRFFSLFWSVVIQIELMDIVFSVDSVLASLAISSNPVIVLIGGLIGILGMRGVAEVIMRLMHKIPELEPMAYILIGLIAVKLFLTIPMIDIEISSTAFGVFIVFMFVMTFVIHWVRTGLKRGKK from the coding sequence TTGTCACTTATAGAAAAACTTTACGGTCCGTTTTTTGATTTACATAATTGGGCAACGGTGATTGAATCAGAAAATGACTGGTTGATAATTTTTTCATTGGTTATGATTGAATGCTTACTGTCAGTCGATAATGCGATCGTTTTAGCAGCTCAAACACGGGCATTACCAGATAAAAAAGATCAAGAAAAATCCCTTTTTTACGGTATCTGGGGTGCTTATATTTTCAGATTTTTGATCATTGGTGTTGGAACTTATCTTATTAATTTTTGGGCAATCAAAGTAGTCGGAGCAGCATATTTACTCTATTTGTCGGTGAATTTCTTTTATCATAAGCTGCACGGTAATCGACAGAAAAAAATTATTCGAATGCCTAAAAAACGCTTTTTTTCACTTTTTTGGTCAGTGGTCATTCAAATTGAATTGATGGATATTGTCTTTTCAGTTGATTCAGTGTTGGCATCACTTGCGATTTCCAGCAATCCTGTCATTGTTTTGATTGGTGGATTAATCGGGATATTGGGGATGCGTGGAGTTGCGGAAGTAATCATGCGCTTGATGCATAAAATACCTGAACTAGAACCAATGGCTTATATATTAATCGGCCTGATTGCAGTTAAACTATTTTTGACAATCCCGATGATTGATATTGAAATATCATCAACGGCATTTGGTGTTTTCATTGTGTTCATGTTTGTCATGACTTTTGTGATTCACTGGGTTCGAACAGGATTAAAGCGAGGTAAGAAGTAA
- a CDS encoding aspartate-semialdehyde dehydrogenase yields MSEYNVAIVGATGAVGTRMIKMVEESKLHVKSVKMLASKRSAGTKVKYNGEELTVEETTPDSFDGIDLALFSVGGSVSKKFAPEAVKRGAVVIDNTSAFRMDPDVPLVVPEVNSEALKEHHGIIANPNCSTIQMVMALEPIREKYGLSRVIVTTLQAVSGAGNRATQELLDESRASLDGKEYKPEVLPVKGDKKHYQQAFNVLPQIDVFEEDGYTHEEWKMIHETKKIMCGGDMNSDDIQVTATCSRVPVPVAHSESVYFDVLDKNATVEGIRDAIRNFDGDILQDDPDNQIYPQPINAEGKKDTFVGRIRPDQENKGSFHLWNVSDNLLKGAAWNSVEIAEYLDEMDLLRV; encoded by the coding sequence TTGAGTGAATACAACGTGGCAATCGTCGGAGCAACAGGTGCTGTCGGTACGCGCATGATTAAAATGGTCGAAGAGTCTAAGCTACATGTTAAGTCAGTTAAAATGCTAGCTTCGAAACGTTCAGCGGGAACTAAGGTTAAGTATAATGGTGAAGAACTTACCGTTGAAGAAACGACTCCAGATTCATTTGATGGTATTGATTTAGCTTTATTTTCAGTAGGTGGTTCTGTATCTAAAAAATTTGCACCAGAAGCAGTTAAACGTGGTGCAGTGGTCATAGACAATACATCTGCTTTCAGAATGGATCCAGACGTTCCTTTGGTAGTACCAGAAGTTAATTCTGAGGCGCTAAAAGAACATCATGGAATTATTGCTAATCCAAATTGTTCAACAATCCAAATGGTAATGGCACTTGAACCAATTCGTGAAAAATACGGGTTATCACGAGTAATTGTGACAACGTTACAAGCTGTCAGTGGCGCTGGTAACAGAGCTACGCAAGAACTATTAGATGAAAGCCGAGCTTCTTTAGATGGTAAAGAGTATAAACCAGAAGTATTGCCGGTTAAGGGTGACAAAAAACATTATCAACAAGCATTTAATGTTTTGCCACAAATCGATGTTTTTGAAGAAGATGGCTATACACATGAAGAATGGAAAATGATTCACGAAACGAAAAAAATTATGTGTGGTGGGGATATGAATAGTGATGATATTCAAGTCACCGCCACATGCTCACGTGTTCCAGTTCCAGTTGCACATAGCGAATCAGTTTATTTTGACGTGTTAGATAAAAACGCAACGGTAGAAGGAATTCGTGACGCAATTAGAAATTTTGATGGTGATATTTTACAAGATGATCCAGATAATCAAATCTATCCACAACCAATCAATGCAGAGGGTAAAAAGGATACATTCGTAGGCCGAATTCGCCCTGATCAAGAAAACAAAGGATCATTCCACTTATGGAATGTTTCTGATAACTTATTAAAGGGCGCTGCTTGGAATTCGGTGGAGATTGCCGAGTATTTGGATGAGATGGATTTGTTAAGAGTGTAG
- a CDS encoding NAD(P)-dependent oxidoreductase, giving the protein MAESMGFRKVKELARMKIGFIGTGVMGTGIISNLLAAGNELTIYNRTKSKAQGLLDQGAKWANTPADATLNNDVVFTMVGYPKDVEEVYFGDQGIFSVASKNQLVVDMTTSTPSLALKIGQFAEKNGLLALDAPVSGGDVGAKNATLTVMIGGNKTAFDKLVPIFNQIGQRVNYFGSYGAGQHTKMANQIMIAGTMTGLTEMLVYAKKAKLDLPTVLETLNSGGAANWSMANYVPRILKEDYTPGFFTKHFLKDLRIALDEADKMGLDLPATKQAKQLYEKLVDERGLGDDGTQALVKLWWDN; this is encoded by the coding sequence ATGGCAGAATCAATGGGTTTTAGAAAAGTTAAGGAGTTGGCTAGGATGAAGATCGGATTTATTGGCACAGGCGTGATGGGAACCGGTATTATTTCAAATTTATTAGCTGCCGGGAACGAGTTAACGATTTATAATCGAACCAAAAGTAAGGCACAAGGTCTGTTAGATCAAGGAGCTAAATGGGCGAACACACCAGCAGATGCCACATTAAATAACGATGTTGTTTTTACCATGGTTGGTTATCCGAAAGATGTTGAAGAAGTTTATTTTGGTGATCAGGGAATTTTTAGTGTAGCAAGTAAAAATCAGTTGGTGGTTGATATGACAACCAGTACACCATCTTTGGCATTGAAAATTGGACAATTTGCTGAAAAAAATGGATTATTGGCGCTAGATGCACCAGTTTCCGGTGGAGATGTGGGTGCTAAAAATGCTACGTTAACCGTTATGATTGGTGGAAATAAAACTGCTTTTGATAAATTGGTTCCAATTTTCAATCAGATTGGTCAACGAGTGAACTATTTTGGTTCTTATGGAGCGGGACAACATACTAAGATGGCTAATCAAATTATGATTGCCGGAACAATGACCGGGCTAACTGAAATGCTGGTTTATGCTAAAAAAGCTAAATTAGATTTACCAACAGTACTGGAAACTTTAAATTCTGGTGGTGCGGCTAATTGGAGTATGGCGAATTACGTTCCTCGGATTTTAAAAGAGGATTATACTCCTGGTTTTTTTACCAAGCATTTTTTGAAAGATTTGCGAATTGCGTTGGATGAGGCTGATAAAATGGGCCTTGATTTACCAGCTACTAAGCAAGCTAAACAGCTGTATGAGAAGCTGGTTGATGAACGTGGGCTTGGGGACGATGGTACTCAAGCTTTGGTTAAGTTGTGGTGGGATAATTAA
- a CDS encoding magnesium transporter CorA family protein, translated as MLKIQPINSQTKWIRVHQPDDQDRQSLINDFEVTTEMLNYAIDPDERARVESDEAAKITLLIFDVFVADMNSSKPQTAPVGIMFTADNLITFTNDQTIFVTDLISQQLERTDHDLEEIETVDLILPVLYQLSTAYFAPIRSADKQRLNIQRSLEKRTERSAIASFMNLETGLVYIVTSLNTDAALLQELRRRSSNLSQSQLELLDDVIIEAKQGLEMAQTTSDIIERVSNAYSKVLDSNLNNTMRFLTIYSIVLTVPASVFGFFGQNVHLPFSTSPVGWELTLVVTLVLVIIASFLLWGSIFRRK; from the coding sequence GTGCTTAAAATTCAACCAATTAATAGCCAAACAAAATGGATTCGAGTCCATCAACCTGATGATCAAGACCGTCAGAGTTTAATAAATGATTTTGAAGTTACTACCGAAATGCTTAATTACGCCATTGATCCAGATGAACGAGCCCGTGTGGAATCTGATGAAGCTGCCAAAATTACTTTGCTTATTTTTGATGTTTTTGTTGCCGATATGAATAGTTCCAAACCACAGACCGCCCCTGTCGGCATTATGTTTACAGCGGATAATTTAATTACATTCACAAATGATCAAACTATTTTTGTTACCGACTTAATTAGTCAGCAACTTGAACGAACTGATCACGACCTCGAAGAAATTGAAACCGTTGATCTGATTTTACCTGTGTTATATCAGCTCTCTACCGCCTATTTTGCACCTATTCGTTCTGCCGACAAACAGCGTCTAAACATTCAACGCTCATTAGAGAAAAGAACTGAGCGCTCTGCAATTGCCTCATTCATGAATCTGGAAACAGGTTTGGTTTATATTGTTACTTCTTTAAACACCGATGCAGCTCTTTTACAGGAGTTGCGGCGCCGTTCCAGTAATCTATCGCAATCACAGTTAGAGCTCCTTGACGACGTCATCATTGAAGCAAAACAAGGTCTTGAAATGGCACAAACCACTTCCGACATTATTGAACGTGTTTCTAATGCTTATTCGAAGGTATTGGACAGTAACTTGAATAATACAATGCGTTTTTTAACTATTTATTCGATTGTTTTGACTGTACCTGCTTCTGTGTTTGGCTTTTTTGGCCAAAACGTTCATTTACCGTTTAGTACATCACCAGTTGGATGGGAACTGACACTTGTTGTTACCCTTGTTTTAGTCATTATTGCTAGTTTTTTGTTGTGGGGGAGTATATTTAGAAGGAAATAG
- a CDS encoding ABC transporter permease, protein MNLIVSAIGQGLLWAILGLGLFLTFRILDFPDMTVEGTFPLGAAVAVTAIVHGMSPLLATFLAFIAGMIAGLITGLLYTKGKIPILLAGILTMTAAYSINLRIMGKSNTSLIGQKTLLKTKFLSSLPTYFDSVLLGMIIIAIITIILIFFLQTDLGQSFIATGDNEKMAKSLGIHTDNMKNMGLMVSNGMIGICGALIAQSNGYADINMGIGTIVIALASIIIGEVAFGELTLNQRLVAVTLGSIIYRLILLAVLQLGFSANDLNVLSSIVLALCMMLPQFKKALHLEHVFSKGVKVDD, encoded by the coding sequence ATGAATTTAATCGTATCAGCAATCGGGCAAGGCCTATTATGGGCTATCTTAGGCCTCGGCTTATTTCTAACTTTTAGAATATTAGATTTTCCCGATATGACCGTTGAAGGAACTTTCCCATTAGGTGCGGCTGTGGCAGTTACTGCTATCGTCCACGGAATGTCACCACTACTAGCAACATTTCTCGCTTTTATTGCGGGAATGATCGCTGGTTTGATTACTGGCCTCTTATACACGAAAGGAAAAATCCCAATTTTACTGGCTGGAATCTTAACTATGACAGCTGCCTATTCAATTAACCTACGAATCATGGGCAAATCAAATACCTCTCTGATAGGACAAAAAACTTTGCTTAAGACAAAATTTTTGTCAAGCTTACCAACCTATTTTGACAGTGTTCTATTAGGAATGATCATCATTGCAATTATCACAATTATCTTGATTTTCTTTTTGCAAACCGATCTAGGTCAATCATTTATTGCCACAGGTGATAATGAAAAAATGGCTAAATCATTGGGAATCCATACAGACAACATGAAAAACATGGGACTCATGGTTTCTAATGGTATGATTGGTATCTGTGGTGCTTTAATTGCACAAAGTAATGGCTATGCGGATATCAACATGGGAATTGGTACCATCGTGATTGCGTTAGCTTCGATTATTATTGGTGAAGTTGCCTTTGGCGAACTAACGCTTAATCAACGGTTAGTTGCAGTAACTTTGGGTAGTATTATTTACCGCCTAATTCTCTTAGCCGTATTGCAACTAGGTTTCAGTGCAAATGATCTAAATGTACTTTCTTCCATCGTTTTGGCACTTTGCATGATGTTGCCACAATTTAAAAAGGCACTGCATTTAGAACACGTATTCTCAAAGGGGGTTAAGGTTGATGACTAA
- a CDS encoding choloylglycine hydrolase family protein, producing the protein MCTSILQIAKDGVHVLSRTMDWPTLENSPLFVPRGFKWQTVFDHRNYQNKYALIGGGSMKRGRIDVSDGVNEFGLCAQKLTFANGAQLVDERHTDKIQLAPFEFIFWVLGNFKSVLEIEEHISEVELMSEKFSDWKYGKPELHFSMVDETGRIVVIEPTQNPMRIIENPLGIVTNSPHFERQLERLDKYVDFTPAFKAGEVPLNTPKVTTGNLSGKSTPPGSYSPGSRFIRAAYFKERADQPVDEQAAIISSWHLLESVSVPRNTAHQQTFSVYRAATVAESRSYYFQSYNRGEITKLQLKPEMLSWTELRIYSVADELTVNNLN; encoded by the coding sequence ATGTGTACCAGTATTTTACAAATTGCTAAAGATGGCGTCCATGTTTTGTCACGAACGATGGATTGGCCAACATTAGAAAATTCACCGCTATTTGTACCACGCGGGTTTAAATGGCAAACTGTTTTCGATCATCGAAACTATCAAAATAAGTATGCACTAATTGGTGGCGGCAGTATGAAGCGTGGCCGGATTGATGTTTCAGATGGTGTAAACGAGTTTGGTTTATGTGCACAAAAATTAACATTTGCAAACGGAGCACAATTAGTTGATGAACGGCATACAGACAAGATCCAACTAGCGCCATTTGAATTCATTTTTTGGGTATTAGGTAATTTCAAATCGGTATTAGAAATTGAAGAACATATAAGCGAAGTTGAGTTAATGTCTGAAAAATTTAGTGATTGGAAATATGGAAAGCCAGAACTTCATTTTTCAATGGTTGATGAAACCGGTCGAATTGTAGTGATTGAGCCAACGCAAAATCCGATGCGGATCATCGAAAATCCACTTGGAATAGTTACTAATAGTCCTCATTTTGAACGACAATTGGAACGCTTGGATAAGTATGTTGATTTCACACCTGCATTTAAAGCAGGTGAAGTTCCGTTGAACACACCCAAAGTTACAACTGGAAACTTGTCTGGTAAATCAACACCGCCAGGTTCGTATTCACCAGGTTCAAGGTTCATCCGAGCTGCTTACTTCAAAGAAAGGGCAGACCAACCTGTCGATGAACAAGCAGCCATTATTTCTAGTTGGCATTTATTAGAGAGTGTAAGTGTGCCACGTAATACAGCTCATCAACAAACATTTTCAGTCTATCGTGCTGCCACAGTTGCGGAAAGTCGGAGCTACTATTTCCAATCGTATAATCGTGGAGAAATCACTAAATTACAGTTAAAACCAGAGATGCTATCTTGGACCGAGCTTCGAATTTATTCTGTGGCAGATGAGTTGACGGTTAATAACTTAAACTAA